GATGAAAATTCTGAGGAATTGAAACGTAGTGACATAAATACAGGAGCACTTGATTTATCAGACTACAATAGTCCACCACCGCCAAGACCGCTTCTTGACAAAAAGCCTTTGGATCATGAAATAGAGGAACAAATGATCTATGATGATATTGGTATCAAAAGCAATGAGCCTGTAAATTGCATCGTTAAACCTGTAAAGATATTGGATGACAAACAAAAGACTAATGCATTATTGATGAACAATAAATCAGTCTTTGAAAAACAATCAGTCGCAAGCTTGTCgtacaaaaaattctcaaaggTAGTTCGTAACTTGGATAAAAGTTTTGAAGATGATATTTATCAGAATCAACCTGCCGAATCAAATCTCGAAGAGAGTTCAGAACATTACCAAATACCAGTGAATCCAGATGCAGGTGCGCAGACGCCGCCTCCGAATAGCCTGTCTGACAATAATGGTGAGGAAATTTATGATGACGTAGGGATAGTCGCTCAAAAGAAACGTGCAAATCAAGAAGCTAAAAGTAAACCTATGGTACAAACTCCATCAAATGGTGTTTGGACCCTTCCTAAAGCAAAATCGtcagaaattaaattatttgcaaAGACCAACAAATTTTCTACATTCAAGCCAGAAGAATCGAGTTCAGAAAAGAAAGTTCGACAACTGTTTAGTGGtggaaaaaagttcaaaatgcCCCAAGCTAAACAATATATTACAAAGCATGGAGCATGTCATATTGGGAATGATATTTATGACGATTGCCGTTAAAGTGAATCGCTTAAAgtgtcaaaatattgaatgacATTTTAAGTaacagagaaacaaaaaatcaagaaaTGCTGTGAGCCAGTTCGACAATTGATGGTGAATATGCAAGCTGTGAAAACTGTTCAATAGAATAAAAGGGGCTTTCTccgtcaaaatttaaaaaaaaaaatttttaaattcatatcTCCAGAACACATGTacgaaaatattcgaaaaaagttGTGAAACCTCCTCTCATTTGTTTAATCAcctataaaaatatcgatgggatcaaaaatttcaattctgaTTGCTGTACATTCTGACGGAAAAAGCCCGaagtatacctacatataacTGGGAATGACTGTTGTATAATGTTTAATGTGTCTACATATGTATCAAACAAGTATTTAAGTCAGCATGTTTATAAGAAAAGAATTCTAATCTCTCAATTGTTGGCAACTCgtgatatttttatgttttcatgggttttttttccataaaatcACAGATGCCTCTATCTTTTGACAGACAAGGCTTATCGATTTACAGATTAATGTGTTAAGCAGCCAtatgataatattttatacttttgtacatatgtgattttttttgtttgtatatattttaactGATAtatgttttgaaaataaagaaaattcaaaaaagctGCGTGTCtaaatttgtatattcatATCGAACTATACAGGTATTTGTAggtgtaaatttaaaattgttgaGTATGATGTAAAGTGATGCCACATATGTTTTAAACATGGGTAATATGTAAAGAATCTTTGATATTTTCGAATCTTTTCAATTCACGTGAAAAATCACCTTGTATTCACAATTATACATTAAATTACTTAGCTTCTCTGTTAGCAAAGAGGAATCAATGGATATATAAATAAGTACACATAATATATAACTTGCCAATATCAACAATTGTAGATAAATGTAAACTTTAATCGTGCATTTTCGacgaaatatataaatttacgtCAAATACTTATAAATCGTTTTTCAAACTACTCCCAATAGCAAAATActtggaataaatttctttcaaaacgaTTTGTGCTTGTTCAGTCCATAGAATAACATTGTCAATAAATTTGTCTAAATATTCACTACTTGATTGTTGGTAATACCGAACTGGCTGTCCCGTTTGGAGCTCCAAGTAATCGGAAATAGAATCCGCCCGTTTCTTGTCAAACAAGGGCAATGACACAAGCCCTAATACAACAAGAATACTTATCGCTATCAACCAGAAGAACAGTTTGATCAAACCTCTGCACAGTCTACCTGCAATTCCATCTGaaacaagatgaaaaaaacaaaaaaaaagaaaacttacaACTTGCTCGGCTAATATAACATAGTTTTGATCTTGtatgtaacaatttttcatccaggTTCATAGTtaccgaattttcaaattactttggAAGTTACTATAAATTATTAACACATATGATATATCTTCGTTACCTCTCGGCGAAGATGATAATCCGTAAGTATTTTTATACTCGGACTTCAGTCTTAGTGCAGATGTATGCCCATTGGTCTTTTGTCGGTCCGACTTAAGGCCTGCCGAATTTTCCCTATCTAATTGCGATCTGCTCTCCTTATGTTctgcttttttcttcttctttttcccatCTTTTTTCGTAGGTGCCGCACCTTTCTCTGCTTCAactaattttaaacaaaatacaaCACTTTGATAAGAAGAGCATAGTTGGCTGGTATAtcagttttgaaatttaaatgtcaaacgaaaagaaatatttatcacgAGATATTGCTAATAAACTGGTAGTCGCACCTGCTGCAATTGCGATTATCCTACGCTGTTGTTCCTCGTCAATAGCTCGTTTTGCACTAGATAAATACGCAACAACATTGCGAGCGCAAGCTTGGCATTCTTTGGCATTACTGCACAATCCGGCAACACTAGCTACGCCTGGTGTGAGAGGGTTTTCCTTTAAATCCAGCCACTTTAAATTCTTTAGCTCACCTAAGCTCAATGGTAATCGACTTATCTGAAATTCACATGACATATATTACAGGCTGACTGCAATTACTGCAGATTATTTTGTGGCGAGCTAAGAACTGATGAGATTTCAATTACATTATTACTGTAGAGATCAAGATATTTGAGTTGGCGCATATCTCCAAAATTTTCCGGCAACTCTGTCAATTGGTTTTTGCTCAGATCCAGCTTGACTATGTGTGTTAATGTGGCAAATGTTTTCTGtaaagaatatgaaataaaatttgaaaacaggtGCTAGAACttatgtaaataatttcattaaatcTAAAATAATCATGCAATTTCCTGCTCGAAATTGTTCCACCACAAATTTGAGCAGCACTAAA
This is a stretch of genomic DNA from Neodiprion fabricii isolate iyNeoFabr1 chromosome 2, iyNeoFabr1.1, whole genome shotgun sequence. It encodes these proteins:
- the LOC124176453 gene encoding leucine-rich repeat-containing protein 59-like is translated as MSSRMNLKDKLQDDTLDLSMSDLQEVPVKDIAVIRKASHLDLSNNRLVSLPKTFATLTHIVKLDLSKNQLTELPENFGDMRQLKYLDLYSNNISRLPLSLGELKNLKWLDLKENPLTPGVASVAGLCSNAKECQACARNVVAYLSSAKRAIDEEQQRRIIAIAAVEAEKGAAPTKKDGKKKKKKAEHKESRSQLDRENSAGLKSDRQKTNGHTSALRLKSEYKNTYGLSSSPRDGIAGRLCRGLIKLFFWLIAISILVVLGLVSLPLFDKKRADSISDYLELQTGQPVRYYQQSSSEYLDKFIDNVILWTEQAQIVLKEIYSKYFAIGSSLKNDL